One stretch of Arachis hypogaea cultivar Tifrunner chromosome 20, arahy.Tifrunner.gnm2.J5K5, whole genome shotgun sequence DNA includes these proteins:
- the LOC112786074 gene encoding uncharacterized protein, whose amino-acid sequence MPDGYTHSYRHPLLTAFTQLVHTHYCSFFFPRVRTHLTHLQFTPLCWERPHSWCVRILLPLPFCCLFLFPEPTKPFPFRILLTSTTLIFSPPADTHPSPLPLLLLLCFSLLLKHNAASASSSAPPSRVEPPLAPVPPSKLFPSLYLSRRTTETKPRTTAPPATLIASAAALFPPRSLPSVRTLAPPTTTANHHSLHHHLRPNPQPTIPPQRRCTSPSHSPPSFFSHCRQCPIISAPNQPPTTSPPVLPCSVRDPYHLTSTLNHPLVSVSPFHCLRERVQDISPVSISLDPRVASCASTTTRPTNSAAAPHTSSACLPLPCSVPSFQ is encoded by the exons atgccTGATGGGTACACACACTCTTATAGACACCCTCTACTCACAGCGTTCACACAGCTTGTGCATACGCACTATTGCTCATTTTTCTTTCCGCGCGTGCGTACGCACCTTACGCACCTCCAATTCACGCCCCTCTGCTGGGAGCGCCCTCACAGTTGGTGTGTCCGCATCCTACTACCTCTCCCCTTCTGTTGTCTTTTCCTCTTCCCTGAGCCAACGAAGCCCTTCCCTTTTCGTATTCTCTTAACCTCCACCACCCTCATCTTCTCACCGCCGGCGGACACCCATCCCTCTccccttcctcttctccttcttctttgcttttcgCTTCTTCTCAAACACAACGcagcttctgcttcttcttctgcgcCACCCTCCCGCGTCGAACCACCGCTCGCGCCAGTGCCGCCCTCGAAGCTCTTCCCCTCTCTCTATCTCAGTCGCAGAACCACCGAAACCAAGCCCAGGACCACAGCGCCGCCAGCAACCCTCATCGCCTCTGCCGCTGCCCTGTTTCCACCGCGCTCCCTTCCCTCTGTCCGAACCCTAGCTCCGCCAACCACCACCGCGAACCACCATAGCCTCCACCATCACCTTCGCCCTAACCCACAACCCACCATACCACCACAACGCCGTTGCACATCCCCATCGCACAgccctccttctttcttttcccATTGCCGCCAGTGCCCTATCATCTCAGCGCCGAACCAGCCTCCAACCACATCGCCACCGGTTCTCCCTTGCTCTGTGCGAGACCCATACCACCTAACCTCCACTCTCAACCACCCCCTTGTCTCTGTTTCCCCCTTCCACTGCCTGCGAGAGCGCGTACAGGACATATCCCCTGTTTCCATTTCACTGGACCCCAGGGTAGCCAGCTGCGCCAGCACCACCACCAGGCCGACCAATTCTGCTGCTGCCCCACACACTTCCAGTGCCTGCCTTCCCCTCCCCTGTTCCGTTCCTTCCTTCCAG TAG